A genomic stretch from Halorhodospira halophila SL1 includes:
- a CDS encoding YgaP family membrane protein, with the protein MDVSRNMGTVDRAIRAIVGICLIALAFIGPQTAWGWIGLIPLATAVVGVCPAYIPLGLKTCAK; encoded by the coding sequence ATGGACGTAAGCAGGAACATGGGCACCGTGGATCGCGCCATCCGTGCCATCGTGGGCATCTGCCTGATCGCCCTAGCCTTCATCGGTCCGCAGACCGCCTGGGGGTGGATCGGCCTGATCCCGCTGGCGACCGCCGTTGTCGGGGTCTGCCCGGCCTACATCCCGCTGGGTCTGAAGACCTGCGCCAAGTAG
- a CDS encoding SDR family oxidoreductase gives MRVLIIGAHGQVGRRLVERLAPSRHEVRAMVRDPDQQPALAAAGATETVVADLERDCSQAVRGTNAVVFTAGSGPHTGTDKTEAVDRRGALRIIDLAEAAGVDRFLMVSSMRTECPEEAPERLRPYLDAKREADERLRNTAMDWTILRPGRLLNERARGKVSLGEGLPYGEIPRDDVAALLAALIDAEAASRRTLDAVSGETAVREAVRRLGVRS, from the coding sequence ATGCGGGTGCTGATCATCGGGGCCCACGGGCAGGTGGGACGGCGGCTGGTGGAGCGGCTCGCGCCGAGCCGTCACGAGGTGCGGGCCATGGTCCGCGACCCGGACCAGCAGCCGGCCCTGGCGGCTGCTGGGGCCACCGAGACGGTGGTGGCGGATCTGGAGCGCGACTGCAGCCAGGCGGTCCGCGGCACCAACGCCGTGGTCTTCACGGCCGGCTCGGGGCCCCATACCGGTACCGATAAGACCGAGGCGGTGGACCGCCGCGGGGCGCTGCGGATCATCGACTTGGCCGAGGCGGCCGGAGTGGATCGCTTCCTGATGGTCTCATCGATGCGCACCGAGTGTCCGGAAGAGGCCCCGGAGCGGCTGCGGCCGTATCTGGATGCCAAGCGCGAAGCCGATGAACGCCTGCGCAATACGGCCATGGACTGGACCATCCTGCGGCCGGGGCGGCTGCTCAACGAGCGGGCGCGAGGCAAGGTGAGCCTCGGTGAGGGGCTGCCCTACGGCGAGATCCCGCGGGACGACGTGGCCGCGCTGTTGGCGGCCCTGATCGACGCTGAGGCGGCGTCGCGGCGCACACTGGATGCCGTATCCGGCGAAACCGCCGTGCGCGAGGCGGTCCGCCGGCTCGGTGTTCGTTCCTGA